A window of Anas acuta chromosome 28, bAnaAcu1.1, whole genome shotgun sequence genomic DNA:
AGTGATTTCCCAGATGTCAACCTTATCATTAACCACTGTTGAAAACATTATAGAAAGGTTCGATGAAGTAAGACACGTGAAGATCTAGGTGATGcaaagaacaattttatttgtgtttaaagCAGAACACGAGCAAACCAGTGTCAGGAAACAGGCACCTCTTTTCAGATTAAAGCACTACTCGCTCCTTTGGCTGTAATACAATACTGACCCAAGCATGCCACAAGCAAACCTCAAGTGCTCTTGCACCAAAGAAAAACTGTCCAGGAATCACCTGGATGAAGAACAGCAACTCACATCAGCGAGAAGGGAGGCTAGGCGATGGCGTCTAGGCCAAGATGTCGGAGGTGGAATCTCCACAAGGGAAGCGGATAGAACGGGCAAGGCAAGGCCCATTGGGTTCCTTTCCGAAATCCACCAGGAAGTTCTTGTTCACCGTCAGGCCTCCTTTCTCAGTGTCCACATCAATCTGCAGCATGACAGAGCCTTCCCTGCAGGGGGGCGAGAGAGCAGGCATTACAGACAAGCACACAGGGCCCTTCCTGCCCTTCATGAGGTGGAGGCATTCTCCCTGACATCTTGTCTTCTCCACAGAGAAGACAGCAGAGGCCCACTCCTAGCAGTGGCTAACACCAGCACCCATGGCTCTGTGCTGAATTCTCACCGGAGGCGAGTAAACCGCCAGGCATGATGTGACAGACAGGCTGGAGCTTGCCTTTGTGTTGGAGGTCATCGTTACTAAACCAAACTGCCTCTGGTGGAGCAGAGCCGTGGCCTGGCTCTGAGAGACCCACAGATGGACTCACTCCACCTGCAAGGCCGATCAACGTACGCGCTCCCAAGCCAAGCCCTGCCACTGCAGCTCCACACAGGGAGCAGGTTCAGAGGTGCATCGAGACAATTGCGTGTGCAATTCAACAAGAGCAAGCACAGCAACCGCAAGGGATTCCTCGCAGTCCCCCGGTGAGGCACCTTCCCCACTTCTAGCAATGAGGCCTTGCAAAAGAggcccctttcctcccccagaTTTCTTACCTGACCACGTTCGGGTAGAACTGCTTGTCCCACGTGCTGTAGAAGGAGTTGGTGACGTACAGCCTCTTGCCATCCAAGCTGAGCTGCATCTTACAAGGGCCACCGTACACCCTCTTGCACTGGAGGCACAACAGAGAGCAGGGATGTCAGGGCCTCTTTCTCTCAGCAGACAAGcaaaagcagaggcagcagagcagagaagcagagcacAATGGCTGCCTCCCCTCCTAACACAGCTCACCTTGATCACCAAGGGCTCCGGCTGGCACTTCAGCTCTTCATCTCTACACACAGTCACGGGCCCGCCTCTGAGGATGCTGCCTCCCACAAACACCTGGAAGCAAGGCAGTGGGAGATGTGTGGCTTGTCTTGTAACCACCACCAGGTACTGATAAGGAAGCCAACACTGCAAGCCCCTCTGCCCGTCCTTACCTGTCCCACCAGCCTGGGCTTGCAGGTTTTGGAGATGTCGTACTGGCGGATGTCTCCGTGCAGCCAGTTGCTGAGATACAGGTATTTGTCATCCAAGGAGATGACCATGTCGGCTGTGAAGGCTAGGGCACAGAAAAAAGAACTCTGGAGGAGGCGGCGTCAGCAGAAAACTCAGCCCCTCTGGCATGGCATGCATTGGGTTTACAGGGCACAGCCGCTGGGCTTTGCCAGGCTGCACAACGCAACGCTCCGAGAGGAAAAGGGCAACTCCACCTCAGAGCTCACCAACCTGGCATCTTGCAGAGAATCCATCCCGACACCTCCTTGGCTGGTATCTGAATCGCCTCCTCTACTGACCAGGTGTCTCTCTGCAAAGGAGCACAAACACCCTGCTCAGGACAGAGCCCTCCCCTGCGCTCGCCCGCTTGCACAGCCAggcaaatcatagaatcataggatatctcgagctggaagggacccctaaggatcactgagtccaactcctggcaccgcacagctCTCCCCAGACTTTTAGAGCATGTGcctaagcgcacagtccaatcgcttcttaaattcagagaGTCTGGGTGCAGTGCCTACTTCACGCCTGGGTTTCTGGTGGCTGCGGGCAGAATACTTGCCTCACAACAAGCCTTGTAGAAGCGGTAGATGATGCCACTCAGGGCACAGCTGACATAGCCCTCAGCAGCATCGGGGTTGTGGAGGAACTTAACGCTCAAGGGCAACGAGTCCTCCCCCAGGTCAAAGCACTGGGTCAGGGTGCGGCAGGACAAGTTCCACACGTTCAGGCGGCGCCCAAAGACCcctgaggaagaggaaagacgAGAGTCAGGAGAGGGCAGGGGAGCTACGGAGATCGCTCACACCTAAAGACGCTCCCTGGCAGGGACAGCCACAGCAGCGGCTACCCAGgatcagcagcagcaaaatgcagtgactttgggagcagagggagagaacaGGAACCAGCCTGTCTTGAGGAGAGACGATGAGCGTCCTGGGGCAGTGCCCGTAAAATGGGCCATTTTGGGACAACTCCgcctgccccctcccccggtTCTGGACCGTTCAGCAACCGCATCAACATCCTCCCATGAGCCTGGTCAGTTCTGGCTCAGTGCTTGCATCCCCATTCTCACCTTTCTTCAAATCATCAGGATTAAATCCACGTCCCGCACGTTTTGGAACCAGTCCGGCAGAGCTGATGAGAACGTTGTGGCGGGGCTGGAACCAGAAGTCATAGCCAGTTGGGGGGGCCTCGCACTCGTTTTCCCAGTTACCTTTCAGCTCAAAGGTCTCTCCATCCAGCACAATAAATCCTCCTGTGATGCAAGAGGGCATGCACAACAGATCAAATACTCATCTTTCCAACCAGTCATGTTGTTCATGGTCTTATTGTAGGAAGAAGTACCTTTTCCATTGCCAGCTGGATCTCCCATGTTGGCAATCAGTATATCACCATTAGGCAGGCTATGAACTATACTAAGGTGACCCTTGTTGCACTTCCAGAAGACATCCACTGGCTCAATCATCTGGAAAAAGAGGACACACAGATGTAAGCCTCATTTCACACTATATAGCAGAGTCTTTGCCATCTGAGGTTTCTGGTGTTCACAGGAGTTTTGTTTCGAAGAAATCACACCTGCTAGGCCTTGCTCATCCTTGGAAAGAAGCGAAGAAGCCACTGAGCTCTCCTTTACAAGGACAACATGAATGCAGCAGCTTGTAAGAGCTTGTTTGCCCACCTTACTCTTTGGGATGGGGGCCAGGCATGGGGTGCTACGTGGCTTACAGTTACTAGACACTCCCTGAATGCAACAGGCACAGGGAAGGCAAGAAAATGGGGATCGGAGACTCCCCTCAGCCTGAGAAGGAGAAAGCCGAGGGGGAAGCATGACCCAGGTCTCTAAAAtcagggggaagaaaagaagaggaggagaaccTTCTTCCCTGTGCATTATTCCAGAAGCACCAGTTCCCAAGTCCTTCCCAGAAAGCTGCCTTTGAATCAGCTCAGGCATACCTTACAGAGCTTGGGAGCCCGGCACTGTGAACCCACATCCACCACGTAAATACGGGAAGAAATCAAACAGGG
This region includes:
- the LOC137845574 gene encoding methanethiol oxidase-like, producing MPNLKDELHSSGWSAGCVCFDNITTKRNKLILPCLISSRIYVVDVGSQCRAPKLCKMIEPVDVFWKCNKGHLSIVHSLPNGDILIANMGDPAGNGKGGFIVLDGETFELKGNWENECEAPPTGYDFWFQPRHNVLISSAGLVPKRAGRGFNPDDLKKGVFGRRLNVWNLSCRTLTQCFDLGEDSLPLSVKFLHNPDAAEGYVSCALSGIIYRFYKACCEANTWSVEEAIQIPAKEVSGWILCKMPAFTADMVISLDDKYLYLSNWLHGDIRQYDISKTCKPRLVGQVFVGGSILRGGPVTVCRDEELKCQPEPLVIKCKRVYGGPCKMQLSLDGKRLYVTNSFYSTWDKQFYPNVVREGSVMLQIDVDTEKGGLTVNKNFLVDFGKEPNGPCLARSIRFPCGDSTSDILA